The following proteins are encoded in a genomic region of Brachypodium distachyon strain Bd21 chromosome 1, Brachypodium_distachyon_v3.0, whole genome shotgun sequence:
- the LOC100842074 gene encoding serine/threonine-protein kinase ATG1a yields the protein MEEEKEPPWRVVGEYELREMVGKGTFAEVYLAAHLPTGARVAVKEIDRRRLDDNVRRGILQEKSILGGLSHPNILRLIHTIETEEKLFLILEYCDGGDLEAYRKTHGVRNRLPEATARDFARQLAEGLKVLRGERIVHRDLKPQNLLLSTNGDAITLKIGDFGFARSLMHENLAATFCGTPYYMAPEIWRGDKYDAKADLWSVGVILFQLVTGELPFLGDNRPELRENVLTSTGLSFPPDIEADLHPDFIGLCRRLICLDPAKRMSFEEFFDHKFLATARKSEMISEPHQALALTDTCQTVSSAVIKVKSESVDSKVFDSWEWIEREYVLVHANTTSMEMMSSLEKPMKDLTGARSRGYDRSTSKGFVQNQNRDSLCRVVAVKSHGGTPLSISRELSTMEDLRRKPLDCYTRLHLLNQYIFVLTELAQEKLFKGLDLEALSLELVILAIWKEALNAYSLLRDDSDDGSSSTFAYKNFMPKTDNRLSPSLAQGLDFTRPASVRYWAESGFIRAYDRAENISHRLRENNDNTEMPDAMEIIFQTALVYGESGAAKELLGCQNRSMALYSKAIILFTFILQEASALPLNPLFSLSPFNQQRIHRYIANLRSHLGSAQLTGQQHRSIKD from the exons atggaggaggagaaggagccgCCGTGGCGGGTGGTGGGGGAGTACGAGCTCCGGGAGATGGTGGGGAAGGGCACGTTCGCGGAGGTGTACCTCGCGGCGCACCTCCCCACCGGCGCGCGCGTGGCCGTCAAGGAGatcgaccgccgccgcctcgacgaCAACGTCCGCCGCGGCATCCTCCAGGAGAAGAGCATCCTCGGGGGCCTCTCCCACCCCAACATCCTCCGCCTCATCCACACCATCGAg ACGGAGGAGAAGCTGTTCCTGATACTGGAGTactgcgacggcggcgacctcgAGGCGTACAGGAAAACGCACGGGGTTCGCAACAGGTTGCCGGAGGCCACCGCGAGGGACTTCGCGCGGCAGCTCG CCGAGGGGCTGAAGGTGCTGAGGGGTGAGAGGATCGTGCACCGGGACCTCAAACCCCAG AATCTCCTGCTATCAACTAATGGCGATGCAATTACATTGAAAATTGGTGATTTTGGGTTTGCTAG ATCTCTGATGCATGAAAATTTGGCAGCCACATTTTGTGGCACCCCATATTATATGGCCCCAGAAATCTGGCGAGGGGATAAATATGATGCAAAG GCTGACTTGTGGAGTGTTGGAGTCATTCTTTTCCAGCTAGTAACGGGGGAGTTACCGTTTCTTGGGGATAATAGGCCCGAG CTGCGCGAAAACGTCCTGACATCTACTGGCCTCAGTTTCCCTCCAGATATCGAAGCTGACTTACATCCCGATTTCATTGGTCTGTGCAGAAGACTCATATGCCTTGATCCAG CAAAGAGGATGTCTTTTGAGGAATTCTTTGATCACAAGTTTTTGGCAACAGCAAG GAAGAGTGAAATGATCAGTGAGCCCCACCAAGCTCTTGCTCTAACGGATACATGCCAGACGGTCTCTTCTGCTGTCATCAAAGTTAAGTCCGAAAGCGTGGATTCAAAAG TGTTTGATTCATGGGAGTGGATTGAACGAGAATATGTACTAGTTCATGCGAACACTACTTCAATGGAGATGATGTCTTCACTCGAGAAGCCAATGAAGGATCTCACAGGTGCAAGATCCCGCGGTTATGATAGGTCCACCAGCAAAGGGTTTGTTCAGAATCAAAACAGAGACTCACTCTGTAGAGTGGTTGCTGTGAAAAGCCATGGAGGTACTCCACTGTCCATTTCCCGTGAGTTATCTACTATGGAAGATCTGCGACGGAAGCCACTTGATTGTTACACAAGGCTTCACCTATTGAATCAGTATATTTTCGTTCTTACGGAACTTGCGCAGGAGAAG CTTTTTAAAGGGCTGGACCTGGAGGCACTATCACTTGAACTTGTAATACTAGCTATATGGAAAGAGGCACTTAATGCTTATAGCTTATTGAGGGATGATTCAGATGATGGAAGTTCTTCGACCTTTGCGTACAAGAATTTCATGCCTAAGACTGATAATCGTCTATCTCCGAGTTTAGCACAAGGATTGGATTTCACTAGACCGGCTTCTGTTCGTTACTGGGCTGAAAGTGGGTTCATCAGGGCATATGACCGTGCAGAGAATATATCACATAGGTTGCGGGAGAACAATG ATAACACTGAGATGCCAGATGCAATGGAGATCATATTCCAAACTGCTTTAGTATATGGGGAAAGTGGTGCT GCAAAGGAACTTTTGGGATGTCAAAATAGATCAATGGCACTATACTCAAAAGCAATCATCTTGTTCACCTTTATATTGCAGGAAGCATCTGCTTTGCCACTAAATCCACTCTTCTCCCTTTCGCCATTCAATCAGCAGCGCATCCATAGGTACATAGCTAATTTGAGGAGTCATCTCGGCAGTGCTCAGTTGACAGGACAACAGCACAGGTCCATCAAGGACTAA